From the genome of Papaver somniferum cultivar HN1 chromosome 2, ASM357369v1, whole genome shotgun sequence, one region includes:
- the LOC113352397 gene encoding uncharacterized protein LOC113352397, producing MARPGESKVFKLKKSLYGLKQASRQWFVKLSLVLLSEGFAKSLCDNSLFTYHRGTTSIYFLVYADDIIITGTDNNFINSLKLRLASHFSIKDLGSLKYFLGIEVSRSSNGIFLCQRKYILDILKDSSLTGACTSTYPMDTKLKLLPTDGTELTDPSCFRRLIGRLLYLTVTRPDITYSVNYLSQFLQHPRSAHMDAAHRILRYLKGTILHGIFLSSSSSPSIHGYTDSDWAGCPITRRSTTRFVTLGNSPISWKSKKQPTVARSSAEAEYRALENLTAELQLLVYLFKYMHISCPLPITVSCDSQAAILIAQNPVFHECTKHIEIDCYFVREKLISGLILPKHLPSSDQLADVFTKPLGAPQFGRLVGKLGVCSGSTAPT from the coding sequence ATGGCACGTCCAGGTGAGTCCaaagttttcaaactcaaaaagTCTCTCTATGGTTTAAAGCAAGCCTCTCGCCAATGGTTTGTGAAGCTTTCTTTAGTTTTGTTATCTGAAGGATTTGCTAAATCCTTATGTGATAATTCTCTTTTCACATATCATCGTGGTACAACCTCTATATATTTTCTTGTCTATGCTGATGATATTATCATCACTGGTACAGATAATAACTTCATTAATTCTCTCAAATTGCGTCTCGCTTCTCATTTTTCAATCAAGGATCTTGGTAGTTTGAAGTATTTTTTGGGAATTGAAGTTTCTCGCTCATCCAATGGTATATTTctatgtcaaagaaaatatattcttgaTATCCTTAAGGATTCCAGCCTCACAGGGGCTTGTACATCAACTTATCCAATGGATACAAAACTCAAGTTGCTTCCTACAGATGGTACGGAATTGACTGATCCAAGCTGCTTTCGTCGTTTAATAGGTCGTTTGTTATATCTTACGGTAACACGACCAGATATCACATACTCAGTTAATTATCTGAGTCAATTTTTGCAACATCCCAGATCAGCTCATATGGATGCTGCTCATCGtattctaagatatctcaagggAACCATTTTACATGGCATATTCTTGTCCTCATCCAGTTCTCCTTCTATTCATGGTTACACTgactctgattgggcaggatgcccAATTACTCGTCGTTCTACCACTAGATTTGTTACCTTAGGTAATAGTCCAATTTCTTGGAAATCAAAGAAACAACCTACTGTGGCTCGTTCATcagctgaagctgaatatcgtgctTTGGAAAATCTAACTGCCGAGCTTCAATTGTTAGTTTATCTCTTCAAATACATGCACATTTCTTGTCCTCTTCCTATCACTGTTTCTTGTGATagtcaagcagcaattcttatTGCTCAAAATCCGGTATTTCACGAATGTACTAAACACATCGAGATTGATTGCTATTTTGTTCGTGAAAAGTTAATAAGTGGATTGATTCTACCAAAACATCTTCCGTCGTCTGATCAACTGGCTGATGTTTTCACTAAGCCTCTGGGAGCTCCGCAATTTGGTCGTCTAGTTGGCAAGTTGGGCGTTTGTTCAGGCTCtaccgctccaacttga